One part of the Coffea eugenioides isolate CCC68of chromosome 10, Ceug_1.0, whole genome shotgun sequence genome encodes these proteins:
- the LOC113750468 gene encoding uncharacterized protein LOC113750468, which translates to MSPGIIILQVSAFIQQLGRGGRLRRKDFQGDADCEWATFGMDNRRQVIPRAVTWALPPTSSVKLNTDASVTEGLATGGGLVRTSDGDLVFAFYKEFGECDVLTAEALALLEGLRLCYARHIMHFVAEVDSSVLVRMVSSCGPARWPLVNTLRHIQWLSGQMGVSVAHIYREANTVADALACSRPQQDGVFTVRAELPRKARSALQLDRLSVPSIRLGRVRH; encoded by the coding sequence ATGTCCCCAGGGATTATCATTTTGCAGGTTAGCGCATTTATCCAGCAGCTGGGAAGGGGAGGTCGGTTACGCCGGAAGGACTTCCAGGGGGATGCGGATTGCGAGTGGGCGACATTTGGCATGGACAATCGACGGCAGGTTATACCCCGCGCAGTTACTTGGGCATTGCCACCCACGTCCTCAGTGAAACTGAATACCGATGCTAGCGTCACCGAGGGGCTGGCCACCGGGGGAGGACTGGTGCGTACTTCAGATGGCGACCTGGTTTTTGCATTTTACAAGGAGTTCGGGGAGTGCGATGTGCTCACGGCAGAGGCGTTGGCGTTATTGGAAGGTTTGCGGTTATGTTATGCTCGGCACATCATGCACTTTGTGGCTGAGGTGGATTCGAGTGTTTTGGTGCGCATGGTCTCCTCTTGCGGTCCTGCCCGATGGCCTTTGGTCAATACTCTACGTCATATTCAATGGCTTTCAGGGCAAATGGGGGTCTCAGTGGCTCACATCTATCGCGAAGCAAATACGGTAGCGGATGCCCTTGCGTGCTCGCGGCCACAACAGGATGGCGTTTTTACAGTCAGGGCTGAGCTTCCTCGGAAGGCCCGGTCCGCTCTCCAGTTGGACAGGCTCTCAGTTCCCTCGATTCGGCTAGGCAGGGTCCGGCATTAG